From a single Thioalbus denitrificans genomic region:
- the bioH gene encoding pimeloyl-ACP methyl ester esterase BioH: protein MNDAARPIPAPAAAGAAPWSQTIGTGPDLVLLHGWGLHSGIWAPLLPALSRRFRVTCIDLPGFGASAPLAGGYDARALAGAVLAAAPPRAAWLGWSLGGMVALQAAALAPERVTRLLLVAASPRFVQGVDWPHAVSAELLERFCDELARDYRATLGRFLALQAQGSERAREELRGLREILFARGEPALAGLQGGLEILRTADLRPELAALRQPLLWVGGRRDTLVPRRVTEGLLELNEGVETWVVPGAAHAPFLSHPEPLLDRVRTFVNG, encoded by the coding sequence ATGAACGACGCTGCACGCCCGATCCCGGCTCCCGCCGCGGCCGGCGCCGCGCCCTGGTCGCAGACCATCGGCACGGGGCCCGACCTGGTCCTGCTCCACGGCTGGGGTCTGCACAGCGGCATCTGGGCGCCGCTGCTGCCGGCGCTGAGCCGGCGGTTCCGGGTGACCTGCATCGACCTGCCCGGCTTCGGCGCCAGCGCCCCGCTGGCGGGCGGCTACGATGCCCGCGCCCTGGCCGGGGCGGTGCTGGCCGCCGCGCCGCCGCGAGCGGCCTGGCTGGGCTGGTCGCTGGGCGGCATGGTGGCCCTGCAGGCCGCGGCCCTGGCCCCGGAGCGGGTCACGCGGCTGCTGCTGGTGGCGGCCAGCCCGCGCTTCGTCCAGGGCGTGGACTGGCCCCACGCCGTCAGCGCCGAGCTGCTGGAACGCTTCTGCGACGAACTGGCCCGGGACTACCGCGCCACCCTCGGACGCTTCCTGGCGCTGCAGGCCCAGGGCAGCGAGCGGGCCCGGGAGGAGCTGCGCGGGCTGCGGGAGATCCTCTTCGCGCGCGGGGAGCCGGCCCTGGCGGGACTGCAGGGCGGCCTGGAGATCCTGCGCACGGCGGACCTGCGCCCGGAGCTGGCGGCGCTGCGGCAGCCGCTGCTGTGGGTGGGCGGCCGGCGCGACACCCTGGTGCCGCGGCGCGTCACCGAGGGGCTGCTGGAGCTGAACGAGGGGGTGGAGACCTGGGTGGTGCCGGGCGCCGCGCACGCACCGTTCCTCTCCCACCCGGAGCCGCTGCTGGACAGGGTGAGGACGTTCGTGAATGGATAA
- a CDS encoding glycosyltransferase family 39 protein: MSHSDASASVPPAPPQAPGDGRRWGRLFLLAVGLYVLAHLLLRLLASPTVGVDDVEQVIFSQSLALGYGTLQPPLYTWLLHGLELVLGPGVLAAALLKYALLLLTYLGYYLSGRRLLNDPRLAVLAALSLSLLGPLAWGIHQGVTHTILLAAVCAWTLHAVLRIAATGQRRDYLWLGLLLSAGILAKFNYVLFALGLLAAALAEPALRSRLLHRRFLLTLIPAAAVTLPYLAWVLADAQGVAAGLERKLVAGSDRPYLAGLWQGLRGLGVALVEFLSPLWLVLALVLPGVYGRRHAPRGAEGLDAERLLAVFHLAVLGLLLAGVLAGGITFLKGRWMHPVLMLAPLYAFVRLERRGYSLRRLRIHAWTLGVLAVLVMGALALQAWVAPRWGSTARIHEPWPELADRVARATGLEQGTVAAADEHIGGNFRVRFPRARVVTAHYPDYLPPPGTGEPGGCLLVWRGGKTAGPPAELLDYARDRLGVVLPAAGAVSGTAVAALRHAPERTREIGWLWLPGGSGECR; the protein is encoded by the coding sequence ATGTCCCATTCCGACGCATCCGCCAGCGTTCCGCCCGCCCCGCCGCAGGCCCCCGGGGACGGACGCCGGTGGGGGCGGCTGTTCCTGCTGGCAGTGGGCCTCTACGTGCTGGCGCATCTGCTGCTGCGGCTGCTCGCCTCGCCCACCGTCGGCGTGGATGACGTGGAGCAGGTCATCTTCAGCCAGTCCCTGGCGCTCGGCTACGGCACGCTCCAGCCGCCCCTCTACACCTGGCTGCTCCATGGCCTGGAGCTCGTGCTCGGTCCCGGGGTGCTCGCCGCGGCGCTGCTCAAGTACGCGCTGCTGCTGCTCACCTACCTGGGGTACTACCTGAGCGGGCGCCGGCTGCTGAACGATCCGCGCCTGGCCGTGCTCGCCGCGCTATCGCTGTCGCTGCTGGGACCGCTGGCGTGGGGCATCCACCAGGGCGTCACCCACACCATCCTGCTCGCCGCGGTCTGCGCCTGGACCCTGCACGCGGTGCTGCGCATCGCCGCCACCGGGCAGCGCCGGGACTATCTCTGGCTGGGGCTGCTGCTGAGCGCGGGCATCCTGGCCAAGTTCAACTACGTCCTGTTCGCCCTCGGGCTGCTGGCCGCCGCGCTGGCGGAGCCGGCGCTGCGGTCCCGGCTGCTGCACCGGCGCTTCCTGCTGACCCTCATCCCGGCCGCCGCCGTGACCCTGCCCTACCTGGCCTGGGTGCTCGCCGATGCCCAGGGCGTGGCCGCCGGCCTGGAGCGGAAGCTGGTGGCGGGGAGCGATCGTCCCTACCTGGCGGGGCTGTGGCAGGGGCTGCGCGGGCTCGGGGTGGCGCTGGTGGAGTTCCTGAGCCCCCTGTGGCTGGTGCTCGCCCTGGTGCTGCCCGGGGTCTATGGGCGGCGGCATGCCCCCCGGGGCGCCGAGGGGCTGGACGCCGAGCGCCTGCTGGCGGTGTTCCACCTCGCCGTCCTCGGGCTGCTGCTGGCGGGGGTGCTCGCCGGGGGCATCACCTTCCTCAAGGGCCGCTGGATGCACCCGGTGCTGATGCTGGCGCCCCTCTATGCCTTCGTGCGCCTGGAGCGCCGCGGCTACAGCCTCCGCCGGCTGCGGATCCACGCCTGGACCCTGGGGGTGCTGGCGGTCCTGGTCATGGGTGCGCTCGCGCTCCAGGCCTGGGTGGCGCCGCGCTGGGGCAGCACCGCGCGAATCCACGAGCCGTGGCCGGAACTGGCCGATCGCGTGGCGCGGGCGACCGGTCTGGAGCAGGGCACGGTGGCCGCCGCCGACGAGCATATCGGCGGCAACTTCCGCGTCCGCTTCCCCCGGGCGCGGGTGGTGACGGCCCACTACCCGGACTATCTCCCGCCGCCGGGCACCGGTGAGCCGGGCGGCTGCCTGCTGGTGTGGCGCGGCGGGAAGACGGCGGGACCGCCGGCGGAGCTGCTCGACTACGCCCGTGACCGGCTCGGGGTGGTCCTGCCCGCCGCGGGCGCCGTCTCCGGCACGGCCGTGGCCGCCCTCCGCCACGCGCCGGAGCGGACCCGGGAGATCGGCTGGCTGTGGCTCCCCGGGGGCAGCGGGGAGTGTCGCTGA
- a CDS encoding DNA polymerase IV — MVCDRREGRCGSPVPQPSAVSKSHTPEAAMSPAWPDESGPAHPRTHALTHSRIHALTHSRTHTLTHSRIHAFTHSRIHALTHSRIHALTHSPHAPAMILHIDMDAFYASVEERERPELRGRPVVVGGSPEGRGVVAAANYAARRYGVHSAMPMARAVRLCPDAIRVPPRLALYAEVSGRIHAIFRRYTPQVEPLSLDEAFLDVGASERLFGTASAIGRRIQAEIAAEERLDASVGVAPNKFLAKIASDLRKPAGFVVVEPGTEQAFLDPLPVGRLWGVGKVTGRFFAARGIQTIGELRRLPPAMLQQALGSGGEQLRQLAHGIDPRPVVTDQEAKSISHENTFAEDVADPQLLEAWLLALTEQVAERLRRAGLEARTVQLKVRLHDFTTLTRARTLDRPTDLTRELWRTSRELFRTRLPRPLPPVRLLGMGVSGFEAEAPRQADLFAEPDRRRQGRLDAVADAVRTRFGHAAIHRGPGSTKR; from the coding sequence ATGGTTTGCGATCGGCGAGAAGGGAGGTGCGGCAGTCCCGTGCCTCAGCCGTCAGCTGTCAGCAAATCACACACACCAGAGGCAGCGATGAGCCCAGCCTGGCCGGATGAATCCGGACCAGCGCACCCACGCACTCACGCACTCACGCACTCACGCATTCACGCACTCACGCATTCACGCACTCACACACTCACGCATTCACGCATTCACGCATTCACGCATTCACGCATTCACGCACTCACGCATTCACGCATTCACGCACTCACGCACTCACCCCACGCACCCGCCATGATCCTTCACATCGACATGGACGCATTCTACGCCTCGGTGGAGGAGCGGGAGCGGCCGGAGCTGCGCGGCCGCCCGGTGGTGGTGGGGGGCAGCCCCGAGGGCCGGGGCGTGGTGGCGGCGGCCAACTACGCGGCACGCCGCTACGGGGTGCACAGCGCCATGCCCATGGCCCGCGCCGTGCGGTTGTGCCCCGACGCCATCCGGGTCCCGCCGCGGCTCGCCCTCTACGCGGAGGTGTCCGGGCGCATCCACGCCATCTTCCGCCGCTACACCCCCCAGGTGGAGCCGCTCTCCCTGGACGAGGCGTTCCTGGACGTCGGCGCCAGCGAACGGCTGTTCGGCACCGCGTCCGCCATCGGCCGGCGCATCCAGGCGGAGATAGCCGCCGAGGAGCGGCTGGACGCCTCGGTGGGCGTGGCGCCGAACAAGTTCCTGGCCAAGATCGCCAGCGACCTGCGCAAGCCGGCCGGCTTCGTGGTGGTGGAGCCCGGCACGGAGCAGGCCTTCCTCGATCCGCTGCCGGTGGGGCGGCTGTGGGGGGTGGGCAAGGTGACCGGACGCTTCTTCGCCGCGCGGGGGATACAGACCATCGGCGAGTTGCGTCGTCTGCCGCCGGCCATGCTGCAGCAGGCGCTCGGGAGCGGGGGCGAACAGCTCCGGCAGCTGGCCCACGGCATCGATCCCCGCCCGGTGGTCACCGACCAGGAGGCGAAATCCATCTCCCACGAGAACACCTTCGCCGAGGACGTGGCCGACCCGCAACTGCTGGAGGCGTGGCTGCTGGCGCTGACCGAGCAGGTGGCCGAACGGTTGCGGCGGGCGGGACTGGAGGCGCGCACCGTCCAGTTGAAGGTGCGCCTGCACGACTTCACCACCCTGACCCGCGCCCGTACCCTGGACCGCCCGACCGATCTCACCCGGGAGCTGTGGCGGACCAGCCGGGAGCTGTTCCGCACCCGCCTGCCCCGCCCCCTGCCGCCGGTCCGGCTGCTCGGGATGGGCGTGAGCGGCTTCGAGGCGGAGGCGCCGCGGCAGGCGGACCTGTTCGCGGAACCGGACCGCCGCCGACAGGGCCGCCTCGATGCCGTGGCCGACGCCGTGCGGACCCGCTTCGGCCACGCGGCCATCCACCGCGGCCCCGGCTCGACGAAACGTTGA
- a CDS encoding aspartate aminotransferase family protein, with amino-acid sequence MPLTSHGGYPSEAARYRERTPRSAALMAEAVRHLPGGDTRSTLFYPPYPLFIKHGEGCWLTDVDGHRLLDLSSNHTALVHGNRNPGVLAAVADQLTHGSCFPGPSATQVELAGLIHGRIPSVERLRFTNSGTEATLNAVRAARAFTGRGRFAKMEGGYHGSQDPMMVSTHPDPAAAGPLDCPRAVPSSLGLAPGTLEEVLVLPFNAVAETRALIEAHADGLAAVIVEPVQGSAGMIPAEPAFLAMLREVTAAHGILLIFDEVVCFRLAPGGAQAWYGIRPDLTCLGKMIGGGFPLGVFGGRADVMAQFDPREQVPRVPHPGSLNANPVSLRAGISALEQLDAGACDRINRLGERLRAGLQSLFDAHRLSARVTGAGSLFGIHFTGAPVRSYREVMGADPGRRHTLFLGLLNEGVMLDPRGAGCVSTAMGETEVERFLAATRRVLERIDLRQEPVGPGRS; translated from the coding sequence ATGCCCCTGACCAGTCACGGCGGCTACCCGTCGGAAGCGGCGCGCTACCGTGAGCGCACGCCCCGCTCCGCGGCGCTCATGGCCGAAGCGGTGCGTCACCTGCCCGGCGGCGACACCCGCAGCACCCTCTTCTACCCCCCCTATCCGCTGTTCATCAAGCACGGCGAGGGCTGCTGGCTGACCGATGTCGACGGGCACCGGCTGCTGGACCTGAGCAGCAACCACACCGCCCTGGTGCACGGCAACCGCAATCCCGGCGTGCTGGCCGCGGTGGCGGACCAGCTCACCCACGGCAGCTGCTTTCCCGGCCCCTCGGCCACCCAGGTGGAGCTGGCGGGGCTCATCCATGGGCGGATCCCCTCCGTGGAGCGGCTGCGCTTCACCAACTCGGGCACCGAGGCCACCCTCAATGCCGTGCGGGCGGCGCGGGCCTTCACCGGCCGCGGCCGGTTCGCCAAGATGGAGGGCGGCTACCACGGCAGCCAGGACCCGATGATGGTGAGCACCCACCCGGACCCCGCCGCGGCCGGCCCCCTCGACTGTCCCCGGGCGGTGCCGAGCTCCCTGGGCCTGGCACCGGGGACGCTGGAGGAGGTGCTGGTGCTGCCCTTCAACGCCGTGGCCGAGACCCGGGCGCTGATCGAGGCCCATGCCGACGGACTGGCGGCGGTAATCGTGGAGCCGGTGCAGGGCTCGGCGGGGATGATTCCCGCCGAGCCCGCCTTCCTGGCCATGCTGCGGGAGGTGACCGCGGCCCACGGCATCCTGCTCATCTTCGACGAGGTGGTCTGCTTCCGGCTGGCGCCGGGCGGCGCCCAGGCGTGGTACGGGATCCGCCCGGACCTGACCTGCCTGGGCAAGATGATCGGCGGCGGCTTTCCCCTCGGCGTGTTCGGCGGCCGCGCCGACGTGATGGCCCAGTTCGACCCGCGCGAGCAGGTTCCGCGGGTGCCCCACCCCGGCAGCCTCAACGCCAACCCGGTCAGTCTGCGCGCGGGCATCAGCGCCCTGGAACAGCTGGACGCCGGGGCCTGCGACCGCATCAACCGGCTCGGGGAGCGCCTGCGCGCCGGGCTGCAGTCGCTGTTCGACGCCCACCGGCTCTCGGCGCGGGTGACCGGCGCCGGCTCCCTGTTCGGCATCCATTTCACCGGCGCGCCGGTGCGCAGCTACCGCGAGGTGATGGGCGCCGATCCGGGCCGCCGCCACACGCTGTTCCTGGGCCTGCTGAACGAGGGCGTGATGCTCGATCCGCGCGGCGCCGGCTGCGTCTCCACGGCCATGGGCGAGACGGAGGTGGAGCGGTTCCTGGCGGCGACGCGGCGGGTGCTGGAGCGGATCGACCTCCGCCAGGAGCCGGTCGGGCCCGGGCGATCATAG
- the ltaE gene encoding low-specificity L-threonine aldolase produces the protein MPTVDLRSDTVTRPTAAMREAMARAEVGDDVMGEDPTVNGLQEAVAALLGKEAALFMPSGTMANQVAVRTHTEPGDEIILEGTAHIYIYEGGGFAALSGVSVCCAPGERGLLTPAAVAAAIRAPGSLSHFPVTRLLCLENSANRGGGTVYTPARTRALAVVAREHGLALHLDGARLLNAAVAQGVDPAELAEPFDSVSVCLSKGLGCPVGSLLAGSRAFIERAHRFRKQFGGGMRQAGILAAAGLHALERHVDRLADDHRRARRLAEALARLPGLEVDLEAVQTNMVYIGLPAGADNAAWLAELKARGVLAGAVKPGLLRAVTHLDVDDAGIDAAIDAFTALAR, from the coding sequence ATGCCGACCGTCGACCTGCGCTCCGATACCGTCACCCGTCCCACGGCCGCCATGCGCGAGGCCATGGCCCGCGCCGAGGTGGGCGATGACGTGATGGGCGAGGATCCCACCGTCAACGGGCTGCAGGAGGCGGTGGCCGCGCTGCTGGGCAAGGAGGCGGCCCTGTTCATGCCCAGCGGGACCATGGCCAACCAGGTCGCGGTCCGCACCCACACCGAGCCCGGCGACGAGATCATCCTCGAGGGAACGGCCCATATCTACATCTACGAGGGCGGCGGCTTTGCTGCGCTGTCGGGCGTGTCGGTGTGCTGCGCCCCCGGCGAGCGCGGCCTGCTTACCCCCGCGGCGGTGGCCGCCGCGATCCGCGCCCCCGGCAGCCTCTCCCACTTCCCGGTCACCCGGCTGCTGTGCCTGGAGAACAGCGCCAACCGCGGCGGCGGCACCGTCTACACGCCGGCCCGGACCCGGGCGCTGGCGGTGGTGGCCCGCGAGCACGGGCTCGCACTGCATCTCGACGGCGCGCGGCTGCTCAACGCCGCCGTGGCCCAGGGGGTGGACCCGGCTGAGCTGGCCGAACCGTTCGACTCGGTGTCGGTGTGCCTGAGCAAGGGGCTCGGTTGCCCGGTGGGCAGCCTGCTGGCCGGATCCCGGGCCTTCATCGAGCGCGCCCACCGCTTCCGCAAGCAGTTCGGCGGCGGCATGCGCCAGGCCGGCATTCTCGCCGCCGCCGGTCTCCACGCCCTGGAGCGCCACGTGGACCGGCTGGCGGATGATCACCGCCGCGCCCGGCGCCTGGCGGAGGCGCTGGCCCGGCTGCCGGGGCTCGAGGTGGACCTGGAGGCGGTGCAGACCAACATGGTCTACATCGGGCTGCCCGCGGGAGCGGACAACGCCGCCTGGCTGGCGGAGCTGAAGGCGCGGGGGGTGCTGGCGGGGGCGGTGAAGCCGGGGCTGCTGCGGGCGGTGACCCACCTCGACGTGGATGACGCCGGCATCGATGCGGCGATAGACGCCTTCACGGCGCTGGCGCGCTGA
- a CDS encoding diguanylate cyclase domain-containing protein, giving the protein MRRTASLEFRLLALVAVTFVGLLLAVTIPLVMLVYPSFERLEQERAREDLQRVVETLQSRLAGLDLTALDWSAWDESYRYAQGRNPDFPARELTMENMVTAEFDLVMYLDPKGKTLWSGAYDAEAGRMVDNDALLGAGFPPEHPLLRQPDLVTGVTGILRTRRGPMLVAATPIITSARTGPAAGILLLGRLLTPARVDAIRHQLDMDATITPLSGPPPGELSTGVVIARHARMLTITRFYPDVEGQPYLRIDLHLPRDITREGRLAITYALLAILLTGLGVLGVLFGLLHRGVVKPLRQLSSTIVRLGRGEDVAARLPVQRRDELGILARSVRRMHNRIVHHAHYDTLTHLPRRSLFQSQSRALLQRLERTGGTAAVLFLDLDGFKEINDRFGHQAGDRCLQEVAMRLRREVRGYDLVSRLGGDEFALLLEGIDGHGAAETLAGKILSALEPPCTGAGGVSVTGSIGISLYPRDGVTLEILIAHADQAMYAAKQAGKNCCRCYAP; this is encoded by the coding sequence ATGAGACGTACCGCCTCGCTGGAATTCCGGCTCCTCGCCCTCGTGGCGGTCACCTTCGTGGGCCTGCTGCTGGCGGTGACCATCCCCCTGGTCATGCTGGTCTATCCCAGCTTCGAGCGCCTGGAGCAGGAGCGGGCGCGGGAGGATCTGCAGCGGGTGGTCGAGACCCTGCAATCCCGCCTTGCCGGCCTGGATCTGACGGCCCTTGACTGGTCGGCCTGGGATGAAAGCTATCGCTACGCCCAGGGCCGCAATCCGGATTTCCCCGCGCGGGAGCTCACGATGGAGAACATGGTTACCGCCGAATTCGACCTGGTCATGTACCTCGATCCGAAGGGAAAGACCCTCTGGTCCGGGGCCTATGACGCCGAGGCGGGCCGGATGGTGGACAACGACGCTCTCCTCGGCGCGGGTTTTCCGCCCGAACACCCGTTGCTGCGGCAGCCGGATCTGGTTACCGGTGTCACCGGCATCCTGCGCACAAGGCGGGGGCCCATGCTGGTGGCGGCCACTCCCATCATCACCAGCGCCCGGACGGGGCCGGCGGCGGGTATTTTACTGCTGGGGCGCCTGCTCACCCCGGCGCGGGTGGACGCGATCCGGCACCAACTGGACATGGATGCCACCATCACCCCCCTGTCCGGGCCTCCGCCCGGTGAACTCTCCACCGGGGTGGTGATCGCCCGCCATGCCCGGATGCTGACGATCACCCGATTCTACCCCGATGTCGAGGGCCAGCCCTACCTCCGGATCGATCTGCACCTGCCCCGGGACATCACCCGGGAGGGGCGGCTGGCGATAACCTATGCCCTGCTGGCGATTCTGCTCACCGGCCTGGGGGTGCTGGGGGTGCTGTTCGGGCTGCTGCACCGGGGCGTGGTGAAGCCGCTGCGACAGCTCAGCAGCACCATCGTGCGCCTGGGCCGGGGCGAGGATGTGGCCGCGCGGCTGCCGGTCCAGCGCCGGGACGAGCTGGGCATCCTGGCGCGTTCCGTGCGCCGCATGCACAACCGCATCGTCCACCACGCCCACTACGACACGCTGACCCACCTGCCCCGGCGCTCCCTCTTCCAGAGCCAGTCCCGGGCGCTGCTGCAGCGCCTGGAGCGGACGGGGGGCACCGCGGCGGTCCTGTTCCTGGACCTGGACGGATTCAAGGAGATCAACGACCGCTTCGGCCACCAGGCGGGCGACCGGTGCCTGCAGGAGGTGGCCATGCGGCTGCGCCGGGAGGTGCGTGGCTACGACCTGGTGTCGCGCCTGGGCGGGGACGAGTTCGCGCTGCTGCTGGAGGGCATCGACGGCCATGGGGCGGCGGAGACGCTGGCAGGCAAGATCCTGTCCGCACTGGAGCCGCCCTGCACGGGTGCCGGCGGCGTTTCCGTCACCGGGAGCATCGGGATCAGCCTCTATCCCCGCGATGGCGTTACGCTGGAGATTCTCATCGCCCATGCGGACCAGGCCATGTACGCGGCCAAGCAGGCCGGCAAGAACTGCTGCCGCTGCTACGCGCCCTAG
- a CDS encoding DUF3179 domain-containing protein, which translates to MLSRTLTALLLLSAFGGAGGGEGGPSGFELAGALIPAESIHAGGPPRDGIPAIDNPRFVSAAQAGWLRDSDRVLGLEYDGEARAYPVAILNWHEIVNDRFGGEGVVVTFCPLCGTGMAFSARAAGRELGFGVSGLLYNSDMLLYDRGTESLWSQILGRAVSGPLAGTRLEPVPLVHTTWGAWRAVHPGSRVLSRETGHERDYGRDPYAGYADSDGVWFPVTRRDPRYHPKEPVLGLALDGRHKAYPFTELARLDGPVRDTLAGQPVEVRFDALARSAVATDGDGGLLPAVTAYWFAWIAFHPDTEVFTAP; encoded by the coding sequence ATGCTGTCCCGTACGCTGACCGCCCTGCTGTTGCTGTCGGCATTCGGTGGCGCTGGTGGCGGCGAGGGCGGTCCCAGCGGTTTCGAACTCGCCGGTGCGCTGATCCCGGCCGAGTCGATCCATGCGGGCGGGCCGCCCCGCGACGGCATCCCCGCCATCGACAACCCCCGTTTCGTCTCCGCCGCGCAGGCCGGCTGGCTGCGCGACAGTGATCGGGTCCTGGGCCTGGAGTACGACGGCGAGGCCCGGGCCTACCCGGTGGCCATCCTCAACTGGCACGAGATCGTCAACGATCGCTTCGGTGGCGAGGGGGTGGTGGTCACCTTCTGTCCCCTGTGCGGGACCGGGATGGCCTTCTCCGCGCGGGCCGCGGGGCGGGAACTCGGGTTTGGCGTTTCCGGTCTGCTCTATAACAGCGACATGCTGCTCTATGACCGGGGGACGGAGTCGCTCTGGTCCCAGATCCTGGGCCGTGCCGTGAGCGGCCCGTTGGCAGGCACCCGGCTGGAGCCGGTGCCCCTCGTCCACACCACCTGGGGCGCCTGGCGGGCGGTTCATCCGGGGTCCCGGGTCCTGTCCCGGGAGACCGGCCATGAACGGGACTACGGACGCGATCCCTACGCGGGCTACGCCGACAGCGACGGCGTATGGTTTCCGGTCACCCGGCGCGATCCCCGCTACCATCCCAAGGAGCCGGTGCTGGGGCTGGCACTCGACGGCCGCCACAAGGCCTATCCCTTCACCGAGCTCGCCCGTCTCGACGGGCCGGTGCGTGACACCCTCGCCGGACAGCCCGTGGAGGTGCGCTTCGATGCCCTGGCCCGCAGCGCTGTCGCCACCGATGGTGACGGCGGGCTGCTGCCCGCCGTCACCGCCTACTGGTTCGCCTGGATCGCCTTCCACCCCGACACCGAGGTCTTCACGGCGCCCTGA
- the bioD gene encoding dethiobiotin synthase: MRGFFVTGTDTGVGKTQVALGLLALMNGAGLRTLAMKPVSSGCMVTPGGLRNEDALRLEVAASEAVPYTEVNPFAYAPAIAPHIAADEAGDGPRVTDLVAAFDTLLRHPADAVVVEGAGGWRVPINPDETLADFAREIGLPVVLVVGMRLGCLNHALLSAEAIRRDGLVLAGWVANQVEGTMARAAENLATLERLMPGPCLGVVPHLPAPTADLMVASLDNKAVLGHLGGS; this comes from the coding sequence ATGCGCGGGTTCTTCGTGACCGGGACCGATACCGGGGTGGGCAAGACGCAGGTGGCGCTGGGGCTGCTGGCGCTGATGAACGGCGCCGGGCTGCGGACGCTGGCGATGAAGCCGGTCTCGAGCGGCTGCATGGTCACGCCCGGGGGGCTGCGCAACGAGGATGCCCTGCGCCTGGAGGTGGCCGCCTCCGAGGCGGTGCCCTATACCGAAGTGAACCCCTTTGCCTACGCGCCGGCCATCGCCCCCCACATCGCCGCGGACGAGGCGGGTGACGGGCCGCGGGTGACGGATCTGGTGGCTGCCTTCGACACCCTGCTCCGGCACCCGGCCGATGCGGTGGTGGTGGAGGGGGCCGGCGGCTGGCGGGTGCCCATCAACCCCGACGAGACCCTGGCCGACTTCGCCCGCGAAATCGGGCTGCCGGTGGTGCTGGTGGTGGGGATGCGGCTCGGCTGCCTGAACCACGCGCTGCTCAGCGCCGAGGCGATCCGGCGCGACGGCCTGGTCCTGGCCGGCTGGGTGGCCAACCAGGTGGAGGGGACGATGGCGCGCGCCGCGGAGAATCTCGCCACCCTGGAACGGCTGATGCCCGGCCCGTGCCTGGGCGTGGTGCCCCACCTGCCGGCGCCCACCGCCGATCTCATGGTCGCCAGCCTCGACAACAAGGCCGTCCTCGGCCACCTGGGTGGCTCCTGA
- the bioC gene encoding malonyl-ACP O-methyltransferase BioC, with protein sequence MDKGPVAPIDKRLVAGAFSAAAARYDEAAQLQREVGDRLLERLELVRIDPRRILDVGAGTGRYSERLGRRYRRARVVSLDIAPGMLAVARSRTGWFARRSFLCADAECLPLADASVELLFSNLTLQWCTDLDRTFAEFRRVLRPGGLLMFSTLGPDTLKELRASWRAVDGGVHVNTFADMHDVGDAMVRARLAGTVLDMEYFTLTYPQVDGLMRDLKVLGAHNVNRGRSRGLTGPGRVRALRQAYERFRTPGGLLPATYEVVYGHAWAPEADARPQPRGPAGEVHVPFPAWRRPGTRG encoded by the coding sequence ATGGATAAGGGGCCGGTTGCTCCCATCGACAAGCGCCTGGTGGCCGGGGCCTTCAGCGCCGCCGCGGCCCGCTACGACGAGGCAGCACAGCTGCAGCGGGAGGTGGGCGACCGGCTGCTGGAACGGCTGGAGCTGGTGCGCATCGACCCGCGCCGGATCCTGGACGTGGGCGCGGGCACCGGGCGCTACAGCGAGCGGCTGGGCCGGCGCTACCGCAGGGCCCGGGTGGTGAGCCTGGACATCGCGCCGGGCATGCTGGCGGTGGCCCGCTCGCGCACGGGGTGGTTCGCCCGCCGGAGCTTTCTCTGCGCCGACGCCGAGTGCCTGCCGCTGGCGGATGCCTCGGTCGAGCTGCTCTTCTCCAACCTGACCCTGCAGTGGTGCACCGATCTGGACCGCACCTTCGCCGAGTTCCGGCGCGTGCTGCGCCCCGGCGGGCTGCTGATGTTCTCCACCCTCGGGCCCGACACCCTGAAGGAGCTGCGGGCGAGCTGGCGGGCGGTGGACGGGGGCGTGCACGTCAACACCTTCGCCGACATGCACGACGTGGGCGACGCCATGGTGCGCGCGCGCCTTGCCGGCACGGTGCTGGACATGGAGTATTTCACCCTCACCTACCCGCAGGTGGACGGGCTGATGCGGGATCTCAAGGTGCTCGGCGCCCACAACGTCAACCGCGGCCGCAGCCGCGGTCTCACCGGCCCCGGCCGGGTGCGGGCCCTGCGCCAGGCCTACGAGCGCTTCCGGACCCCCGGGGGGCTGCTGCCGGCCACCTACGAGGTGGTCTACGGCCACGCCTGGGCCCCCGAGGCGGACGCGCGGCCGCAGCCGCGCGGCCCCGCCGGCGAGGTCCACGTCCCGTTCCCCGCCTGGCGCCGGCCGGGGACCCGGGGTTGA